The Bacteroidota bacterium nucleotide sequence CATTAGCGATCAATATCCACAAAGCTGAGAGGTTTGAACCTATAGCGACCATCCATGTTGAGAACAGGTGTGCCTTTGGTTTGATCTTATCCCACCCGAAAAACATCACAGCGATGAATGTTGACTCCAGGAAAAAAGCCAGGATGCCTTCTATAGCAAGCGGAGCACCGAAAATGTCACCGACAAACCAGGAATAATTTGACCAGTTGGTGCCGAATTCAAATTCAAGGATGATTCCAGTGGCGATGCCGATGGCAAAGTTGATACCAAAAAGCGTCATCCAGAATTTGGTGATTTTTTTCCATTCAGGATTTCCGGTCTTGATATATATGGTCTCCATAAAAGCTATGATAAATGACAGGCCAAGGGTCAGGGGAACAAAAATCCAATGATACATGGCTGTCAGGGCAAATTGCGCCCTTGACCAATCCACTGTTGAGAAATCGACGAGATCCAGCATACGTTGATTTATTTTGTTAGTTGCTCAATGACATAATCCGACCGCTCCTGGTTCGTCTTAAACCGGGATTTGAGAAAATCAGGAAAGAACAGGAGCTTTAAGATGATGAAAATTATAAACAGTTTGATGAGAATGATCAGCCCCAGCTTTCTGCCGACAGTCATGGCCCTGAAGCCGTCATAGTAAAAACAGAAGATTCGGGTAAGTACATTTTTCTTCATATTCTCTCATATTACCAACCTGCCCGTAAGGAGTGTATAAATCCCCATCTCTCTGATGATGAATAATCTTACTGAAATTACCTAAAGTGATTAGCCCATAAAGATAATATTTAAAAATCAAAATATGTTTCGCAAACCCTCTCTCCATTAATTTTTTTCGGATATTTTTTTTATATCGGTTTATTTTGTATATTTATACGTTTAAAGATATAGAAAATGAATAGATACTTTCTTATCCTGATCGTTGCGCTCACTGTTGGATACGCAATTCCATTACAGTCGCAAACTACCATCGTTTTACAGCCTGGTCCTTCAGAGGGCAAGGATGTCCTGTTATCCACGCTTGATCCGGATTTAAACTTGTATTATGATCCTGATTTCTGTGCGGTTTCGTGGTCTTTCCAGGGAGAACCTTATATTTACAGAAGCCTGATTGAATTTGATCTTTCGGTAATTCCGGGTGGCTCAGAAATAATCAGTGCCACGTTGTATTTATCAAACAATCCGAATTCCACTACAAATAATGGGGAACACTCCTCATTATCCGGCTCAAATGCCTGCTGGTTATATCGTGTTACCGAGGAATGGGGCAAATACACGGTAACATGGAATAATCAACCTCCTGTCACAGAGCAGAATAAGGTTTATTTACCATATACACTCGATCCTCACCAGGACTATGAGGTTAATGTCAGGCAGCTCATCCAGGATATGATCGATAATTCTGCAACCGGTCATGGATTCATGTATAAGCTGGCTAATGAGGATGGATACAGGTGTACCGTTTTTGCTTCGAGTGATCATCCCACTCCTGAACTTCGTCCAAAACTGACTATTACTTATCTTATTAGACCAATGGCAGATTTCTCATTTTCAAATATCGGTACAACCGTTACATTTAATAATCAATCCCTGAATGCGTTCTCTTATTTATGGGATTTCGGAGATGGTGTACAGTCTATTGAGGAAAATCCG carries:
- a CDS encoding DUF4492 domain-containing protein is translated as MKKNVLTRIFCFYYDGFRAMTVGRKLGLIILIKLFIIFIILKLLFFPDFLKSRFKTNQERSDYVIEQLTK